In Parvivirga hydrogeniphila, one genomic interval encodes:
- a CDS encoding glycosyltransferase: MRLVVLKNADFESGRLSGVEVISFEELRSWVSNGRVLGKVLRYRSAELRTYALPALGRWLPTALLMRALTCGPVEFTDEAGARERIDAARIVRLGFQWARDALRSGSLVRRVGRAVDALGARSACVLPDSGAPLYLRTDFAFGLRGGGSVGHIAGVLNKLDAFGEKPVFISSDFIPTIRSDIETHVVWPQPEFRDIGELWSAAYNEHFLARAREIVGPRRVRFVYQRYSHNNYCGLALSSALGVPFVLEYNGSEVWMARHWGRPLKHERLAEKIELANLRGADLVVVVSKAMRDELVARGIDPTKILVNPNGVDPDVYRPDLDGSEVRCRYGLEGLTVVGFIGTFGRWHGAEVLVDAYGRLLERREDLRGRTRLLMVGDGITASEARAAAQHHGIADNVIFTGTVPQELGPVHLAAMDVLVSPHVPNPDGTPFFGSPTKLFEYMAMGRGIVASDLDQIGEVLEHDRTAWLVKPGDAEDLSRGIERLVDDPELRARLGAAAREQAVAKHTWREHTRRIVEALRERCGRGSADA; encoded by the coding sequence ATGAGACTCGTCGTGCTAAAGAATGCCGACTTTGAATCAGGTCGGCTTTCGGGAGTCGAGGTCATCTCGTTCGAGGAGCTCAGGAGCTGGGTGTCGAACGGGCGCGTTCTCGGGAAGGTCCTGCGGTACCGCTCCGCCGAGCTGCGCACCTACGCTCTGCCGGCTCTGGGCCGGTGGCTGCCGACGGCGCTCCTCATGCGTGCGCTCACGTGCGGGCCCGTAGAGTTCACGGACGAGGCCGGCGCTCGTGAGCGCATCGACGCAGCTCGCATCGTGCGGCTGGGGTTCCAGTGGGCCCGCGACGCCCTGCGCAGTGGCTCGCTCGTCAGGAGGGTAGGCCGCGCGGTCGACGCCCTCGGTGCCCGCTCGGCCTGCGTGCTTCCCGACTCCGGGGCGCCGCTCTACCTGCGAACCGATTTCGCGTTCGGTCTGAGAGGCGGCGGATCGGTCGGGCACATCGCAGGAGTGCTCAACAAACTCGACGCGTTCGGCGAGAAGCCGGTTTTCATCTCCTCGGACTTCATCCCGACGATACGGTCCGATATCGAGACGCACGTGGTCTGGCCGCAGCCGGAGTTCCGAGACATCGGCGAGCTGTGGTCGGCAGCGTACAACGAGCACTTCCTGGCACGCGCACGCGAGATCGTGGGGCCGCGCCGCGTCCGCTTCGTATACCAGCGCTACAGCCACAACAACTACTGCGGCTTGGCGCTCTCGTCCGCGCTCGGCGTGCCTTTCGTGCTCGAGTACAACGGCTCTGAGGTCTGGATGGCGCGGCACTGGGGGCGGCCGCTGAAGCACGAGCGGCTCGCCGAGAAGATAGAGCTGGCGAACCTGCGCGGCGCCGACCTCGTGGTGGTCGTCTCGAAAGCCATGCGCGATGAGCTCGTGGCTCGCGGGATCGACCCAACAAAGATCCTCGTGAATCCGAACGGCGTCGATCCCGACGTCTACCGCCCTGATCTGGACGGCTCCGAGGTCCGGTGCCGCTACGGGCTTGAGGGGCTCACCGTCGTCGGTTTCATCGGGACCTTCGGACGGTGGCATGGCGCCGAAGTCCTCGTGGACGCGTACGGCCGGCTGCTCGAGCGCCGTGAAGACCTGCGGGGGCGCACGCGGTTGCTGATGGTGGGCGACGGTATCACCGCTTCCGAGGCGCGTGCCGCTGCACAGCATCACGGCATCGCCGACAACGTGATCTTCACCGGAACCGTGCCGCAGGAGCTCGGTCCGGTGCATCTTGCCGCAATGGACGTGCTCGTCTCGCCGCACGTTCCCAACCCGGACGGCACGCCGTTCTTCGGCTCGCCCACCAAGCTTTTCGAGTACATGGCGATGGGGCGCGGCATCGTCGCGAGCGACCTCGACCAGATCGGCGAAGTGCTCGAGCACGACCGGACGGCGTGGCTGGTGAAGCCAGGCGACGCGGAGGACCTGAGCCGCGGCATCGAGCGTCTGGTCGACGATCCCGAACTGCGTGCGCGGCTCGGGGCGGCGGCCCGCGAACAGGCGGTCGCCAAGCACACCTGGCGCGAGCACACGCGGCGCATCGTCGAAGCGCTCCGTGAGCGCTGCGGTCGGGGGAGTGCGGATGCCTGA
- a CDS encoding phosphohexomutase domain-containing protein encodes MPSARDIRFGTDGWRAVIADGFTYENLRRVADAAGRVFAEDRPGGVIIVGYDTRFEAGAFAQAAAEVLAAHGLKVRVSDRPLPTPALCWSVAHSDAAGGVMLTASHNPAKYLGFKLRMEDGGASPVSFTDRVEAALRDEAPDARGAFETVDLVGPYLEALRSFVDGEAVRAAGLRVVVDPLYGAGQGYLAETLTALGVEVTEIHGERNPGFGGLHPEPIPPHVDAMRRAVADGGFDAGFATDGDADRIGACDRTGAFVNPHRILALVTRHLVEGRGMRGRVVKTLSTSVLVDRIAQHLGLEVATTPVGFKWIYEQMVAGGVLIGGEESGGIGIPEHVRERDGLLMALLLAEMMGQRRMGLGELVEDLLAVTGPMEYLRRDLALAQEVKDAFVARMPSLAPHAIAGLPVKAVVRDDGVKFLLPDDAWLLLRTSGTEPLVRIYAEAPNAGAVDELLAAGERLVLGEDD; translated from the coding sequence ATGCCCTCTGCGCGCGACATCAGATTCGGGACGGACGGGTGGCGGGCCGTCATCGCTGACGGCTTCACGTACGAGAACCTGCGCCGCGTCGCCGACGCGGCAGGTCGCGTGTTCGCCGAAGACCGCCCCGGGGGCGTGATCATCGTCGGCTACGACACGCGGTTCGAGGCCGGGGCGTTCGCGCAGGCCGCCGCGGAGGTGCTCGCGGCCCACGGCCTGAAGGTCCGCGTCTCCGACCGTCCGCTGCCGACGCCAGCGCTGTGCTGGTCGGTCGCCCACTCGGACGCTGCGGGCGGCGTCATGCTGACCGCGAGCCACAACCCCGCGAAGTACCTCGGCTTCAAACTGCGCATGGAAGACGGCGGCGCGAGCCCCGTGTCATTCACCGACCGGGTCGAGGCGGCGCTCCGTGATGAGGCACCCGATGCGCGTGGCGCCTTCGAGACGGTCGATCTCGTCGGACCGTACCTGGAGGCGCTGCGCTCGTTCGTCGACGGGGAAGCGGTCCGTGCGGCAGGGCTCCGCGTCGTGGTCGACCCGTTGTACGGCGCGGGCCAGGGCTATCTTGCCGAGACGCTTACGGCGCTCGGCGTCGAGGTGACGGAGATCCACGGCGAGCGCAACCCCGGTTTCGGCGGCCTGCATCCCGAGCCCATCCCGCCGCACGTCGACGCGATGCGCCGGGCGGTGGCCGACGGCGGGTTCGACGCGGGCTTCGCCACCGACGGCGACGCCGACCGCATCGGCGCCTGCGACCGTACGGGCGCGTTCGTCAACCCGCACCGCATCCTCGCGCTCGTCACGCGGCACCTCGTCGAGGGCCGCGGCATGCGCGGCCGCGTCGTCAAGACGCTCTCGACCTCCGTGCTCGTCGACCGGATCGCGCAGCACCTCGGCCTGGAGGTCGCCACGACCCCCGTCGGCTTCAAGTGGATCTACGAGCAGATGGTGGCAGGAGGCGTGCTGATCGGCGGCGAGGAGAGCGGCGGCATCGGCATCCCCGAGCACGTGCGCGAGCGTGACGGGCTGCTCATGGCGCTCCTGCTCGCTGAGATGATGGGGCAGCGGCGCATGGGTCTGGGCGAGCTCGTCGAAGACCTGCTCGCCGTCACCGGTCCGATGGAGTACCTCAGGCGCGACCTGGCGCTTGCGCAGGAGGTGAAAGACGCGTTCGTCGCGCGCATGCCGTCGCTTGCGCCGCACGCCATCGCGGGGCTGCCCGTGAAGGCCGTCGTGCGCGATGACGGCGTGAAGTTCCTGCTCCCGGACGACGCATGGCTTCTGCTCCGCACCTCGGGCACCGAGCCGCTCGTGCGCATCTACGCAGAGGCGCCGAACGCCGGCGCGGTGGACGAGCTTCTCGCAGCGGGCGAGCGCCTCGTGCTCGGCGAAGACGACTGA
- a CDS encoding glycosyltransferase family 4 protein, whose translation MTSLSGITLVFVTSHAGRTLGRIERRWLRVMETLLAHGAHVHLVCALRAPVEGEARARGVTVAPYRLDRFNLVRTRSRLRKYLLRYRPAIVHTTGYEADVVTRWAASDLPVAIVSSATCSSWPPRGTGVFDTWIRQRLDRDTLPRLDAFVVDAPEMAERAVAAGVPRDRVVLDPPSVRIARVLEEADVDVELPDGCPLVGYAGALSRSRGLMALAAIAPRIKAQHPGACVVVAGEGLARHTLHAAVRDGRIDLVAPVPSVPAVLARLDVCVFPLAEPGVPTPLLEALALGRPTVVTAVPGVAGLLDDGVEALVVPTRDTDALADAVLRLLADPAFASAAGERGRLAAIDRFQAADSVERHLALYRRLAAGRA comes from the coding sequence ATGACCTCTCTTTCCGGCATCACGCTCGTGTTCGTGACCTCGCACGCCGGTCGCACCCTCGGCCGGATCGAGCGGCGCTGGCTGCGCGTGATGGAGACGCTTCTCGCGCACGGCGCGCACGTGCACCTGGTGTGCGCGCTTCGGGCGCCGGTCGAAGGCGAAGCGCGGGCCCGGGGCGTCACTGTCGCGCCGTACCGGCTCGACCGCTTCAACCTCGTCCGCACGCGCTCTCGCCTGCGGAAGTACCTGCTGCGCTACCGCCCGGCGATCGTGCACACCACCGGCTACGAGGCCGACGTCGTCACGCGGTGGGCGGCGTCCGACCTGCCGGTGGCGATCGTGTCGTCAGCAACCTGCTCGTCGTGGCCGCCGCGCGGGACGGGCGTGTTCGACACCTGGATCCGCCAGCGGCTTGACCGCGACACGCTGCCGCGTCTGGATGCGTTCGTGGTGGACGCGCCTGAGATGGCGGAGCGGGCGGTCGCCGCAGGCGTTCCGCGCGATCGCGTGGTGCTGGATCCGCCGAGCGTCCGCATCGCGCGTGTGCTCGAAGAGGCCGACGTCGACGTGGAGCTCCCCGACGGCTGTCCGCTCGTGGGGTACGCGGGTGCGCTCTCGCGCAGCCGCGGCCTCATGGCGTTGGCAGCGATCGCGCCGCGCATCAAGGCGCAGCACCCGGGCGCATGCGTGGTGGTCGCAGGGGAAGGGCTGGCACGCCATACCTTGCACGCGGCCGTGCGCGACGGCAGGATCGACCTCGTGGCGCCCGTACCGAGCGTTCCTGCCGTGCTCGCGCGGCTGGACGTGTGCGTGTTCCCGCTCGCGGAGCCGGGGGTGCCGACGCCGCTGCTCGAAGCGCTCGCACTCGGCCGCCCGACGGTCGTGACGGCGGTTCCGGGCGTCGCCGGCCTGCTCGATGACGGCGTCGAGGCGCTGGTCGTCCCGACGCGCGACACCGACGCGCTCGCCGACGCGGTGCTGCGGCTGCTTGCCGACCCGGCGTTCGCGTCAGCGGCAGGCGAGCGCGGGCGGCTCGCGGCGATCGACCGCTTCCAGGCGGCGGACTCGGTGGAGCGGCACCTTGCGCTGTACCGCCGGCTGGCGGCCGGCCGGGCCTAG
- a CDS encoding alginate lyase family protein, whose product MPDLVRDIKRAASLPPHVVVRKAVGRAKRAFEASRERARAMRRCAYARDGIALAAPLAGLRGAVRVPPAAEEHAEEWLAHTFSLLGSGPVAVAYGTACRGVEGHRYPPGEPVLPDRDGAWLAHVVTPPNLAESRRVWSLVSAEYLPIDWQLDFKSGFRWSAQTWHRDVRYGHLPGVDVKVPWELARCEHLPVLAALAGQAADAAARERYAREVFDEILDFIAQNPPGFGVDWACPMDVGIRAANWTLAMDLLREGGVVLGADFERLFARSLLEHGRHIVANLEWSPDLRSNHYLADVAGLLFIAAHLERTRETDAWLAFAAQELAKAAREQFYPDGGNFEGSTSYHLLSLSMMAWSMALLDLLPAERLAALETYDPTALRVAPGLETPPLDLASVREAIACRVAAGERFAHELRRPDGALPQFGDNDSGTFARLEPPSASAALDAAREGLPPLARSVGDPSARDRLRQRISQGELRAREYEFPGERLAEGLSVACFPDSGVYVYRSKRLYLAIRCGAIGQNGAGGHDHCDQLGIELWIDGAPVVRDPGTYLYTPLPERRNEYRSAAAHFVPRVPGREPARLDFGLFVLPGAKPGVCECAGADVFVGRHDGYGEPVWRMIEVRDDAVVVTDASRLDLEDLREHRPPPYSPAYGTLEES is encoded by the coding sequence ATGCCTGACCTCGTGCGCGACATCAAGCGCGCCGCCTCGCTTCCGCCGCACGTCGTGGTGCGCAAGGCGGTCGGTCGTGCGAAGCGGGCCTTCGAGGCGAGCCGCGAACGCGCGCGGGCGATGCGCAGGTGTGCATACGCGCGTGACGGCATTGCGCTTGCGGCGCCCCTCGCGGGCCTGCGCGGAGCGGTCCGCGTGCCGCCCGCTGCGGAAGAGCACGCCGAGGAGTGGCTCGCCCACACCTTCTCGCTCCTGGGCTCCGGGCCGGTGGCAGTCGCGTATGGCACTGCCTGCCGGGGCGTGGAAGGCCACCGCTATCCTCCAGGCGAGCCGGTGCTGCCCGACCGGGACGGCGCGTGGCTCGCGCACGTGGTCACACCGCCGAATCTGGCCGAGTCGCGCCGCGTGTGGTCGCTCGTCTCGGCGGAGTACCTTCCTATCGACTGGCAGCTCGACTTCAAGAGCGGCTTCCGCTGGAGCGCGCAGACATGGCACCGCGACGTGCGGTACGGGCACCTGCCGGGCGTGGACGTGAAGGTGCCGTGGGAGCTCGCGCGCTGCGAACACCTGCCGGTGCTGGCTGCGCTCGCTGGCCAGGCCGCCGATGCGGCCGCGCGCGAGCGGTACGCGCGTGAGGTGTTCGACGAGATTCTCGACTTCATCGCGCAGAACCCGCCCGGTTTCGGCGTCGACTGGGCGTGCCCGATGGACGTCGGCATCCGGGCCGCGAACTGGACGCTCGCCATGGACCTGCTGCGCGAAGGCGGCGTCGTCCTCGGTGCAGACTTCGAGCGGCTGTTCGCGCGCAGCTTGCTCGAGCACGGCCGGCACATCGTCGCGAACCTCGAGTGGTCGCCCGATCTGCGGAGCAACCACTACCTCGCCGACGTCGCAGGGCTGCTGTTCATCGCCGCGCACCTCGAGAGGACGCGGGAGACCGACGCGTGGCTCGCGTTCGCCGCGCAGGAGCTCGCGAAGGCGGCGCGCGAGCAGTTCTATCCGGACGGCGGCAACTTCGAGGGCTCGACGTCGTACCACCTGCTGTCGCTCAGCATGATGGCGTGGTCGATGGCGCTTCTCGACCTGCTGCCTGCGGAGCGCCTGGCGGCGCTTGAAACGTACGACCCGACGGCGCTGCGCGTCGCGCCTGGCCTCGAGACCCCGCCGCTCGATCTCGCGTCCGTCCGAGAAGCGATCGCGTGTCGCGTGGCGGCCGGGGAGCGGTTCGCCCACGAACTGCGGCGTCCTGACGGAGCGCTGCCGCAGTTCGGCGACAACGACTCGGGGACGTTCGCACGCCTCGAACCGCCGAGCGCTTCTGCCGCGCTCGACGCTGCGCGCGAAGGGCTCCCGCCGCTTGCGAGGTCGGTGGGCGACCCCAGCGCGCGGGACCGGCTGCGTCAGCGCATCAGCCAGGGCGAGCTTCGCGCTCGGGAGTATGAGTTTCCTGGCGAGCGGCTGGCCGAGGGCCTGTCAGTGGCGTGCTTTCCGGACAGCGGGGTGTACGTGTACCGCTCGAAGCGGCTGTACCTGGCGATCCGCTGCGGCGCTATCGGCCAGAACGGCGCGGGCGGGCACGACCACTGCGACCAGCTCGGCATCGAGCTGTGGATCGATGGCGCGCCCGTGGTGCGCGACCCAGGGACGTACCTGTACACGCCGCTGCCGGAGCGGCGCAACGAGTACCGTTCGGCCGCGGCGCACTTCGTGCCGCGCGTGCCTGGCCGCGAGCCGGCCCGGCTCGACTTCGGGTTGTTCGTGTTGCCTGGCGCGAAGCCGGGCGTGTGCGAGTGCGCTGGCGCGGACGTCTTCGTCGGCCGCCACGACGGCTACGGCGAGCCCGTGTGGCGCATGATCGAGGTGCGCGACGACGCGGTCGTCGTCACCGACGCGAGCAGGCTCGATCTCGAAGACCTGCGCGAGCATCGTCCGCCGCCGTACTCGCCGGCCTACGGGACGCTGGAGGAGTCGTGA
- a CDS encoding glycosyltransferase, translating into MKVLFLENLPYESDVRVGSHHYAARFAREGHDVLWLSHPISPLHFVRRVKRDLAVRVRAWREGPLQVDGLAWYAPLVALPPADAPLLKSRCVYEGVARLSVPPLSSVLAKAGFASCDVVWLTNPYYAAFARAVHARCRVVRVADESSAFKGVSPVVAQAEADAIRDADVAFAVSAPTLERVRALRPDAVGLPNGVEFEHFARGGDEPPEYAQAPRPRVVYVGATEYWFDADLVAACARAMPHAAFFIIGPASSRVAAVLGSVPNVRLLGPRRYAYLPRYLAHADLGIVPFVRDEMIDAVHPIKVYEYLAAGLPVVATRWTELERMNAPVRLVDRSGFCQAVFEELASPSCPRDARIAYAAANSWDERFAAVKEAVEAVIGTARA; encoded by the coding sequence GTGAAGGTACTGTTCCTGGAGAACCTGCCGTACGAGTCCGACGTGCGCGTGGGAAGCCACCACTACGCGGCCCGCTTCGCGCGCGAAGGGCACGACGTGCTGTGGCTCTCGCACCCCATCTCGCCGCTGCACTTCGTGCGCCGCGTGAAGCGCGACCTCGCCGTTCGCGTCCGGGCATGGCGCGAAGGGCCGCTTCAGGTCGACGGGCTTGCCTGGTACGCGCCGCTCGTGGCGCTGCCGCCTGCGGACGCGCCGCTCCTCAAGAGCCGCTGCGTCTACGAAGGCGTCGCCCGGCTGAGCGTCCCGCCGCTCTCAAGCGTGCTCGCGAAGGCGGGCTTCGCGTCGTGCGACGTCGTGTGGCTGACGAACCCGTACTACGCCGCATTCGCTCGCGCCGTGCACGCGCGGTGCAGGGTGGTGCGCGTGGCGGACGAGTCGTCGGCCTTCAAGGGCGTCTCGCCTGTCGTGGCGCAGGCGGAGGCCGACGCGATCCGCGACGCCGATGTCGCCTTCGCGGTGTCGGCGCCCACGCTCGAACGCGTGCGAGCGCTTCGCCCTGACGCCGTGGGCTTGCCGAACGGGGTGGAGTTCGAGCACTTCGCGCGGGGAGGCGACGAGCCGCCGGAGTACGCCCAAGCGCCGCGGCCGCGCGTGGTGTACGTGGGCGCCACAGAGTACTGGTTCGACGCCGACCTCGTCGCTGCGTGCGCTCGCGCGATGCCGCACGCCGCGTTCTTCATCATCGGCCCGGCATCGTCGCGCGTCGCGGCCGTGCTCGGCAGCGTCCCGAACGTGCGTCTGCTGGGGCCGCGCCGGTACGCGTACCTGCCGCGCTACCTCGCGCACGCAGACCTCGGCATCGTGCCGTTCGTGCGGGACGAGATGATCGACGCCGTGCACCCCATCAAGGTCTACGAGTACCTCGCGGCAGGGCTGCCGGTGGTAGCGACGAGGTGGACCGAGCTCGAGCGCATGAACGCCCCCGTCCGGCTCGTCGACAGAAGCGGCTTTTGCCAGGCGGTCTTTGAAGAGCTTGCATCGCCGAGCTGTCCGCGGGATGCTCGCATCGCCTACGCCGCTGCGAACTCGTGGGACGAGCGGTTCGCGGCGGTGAAAGAGGCCGTGGAAGCGGTGATCGGAACCGCGCGTGCGTGA
- a CDS encoding glycosyltransferase family 4 protein, which produces MHGSTRILLLNAFSGEGMGGGEVQTLYLVRGLSARGFEVHVACPPSLLADEARAAGAAVHERAFAARDLVVGHRAIRGVLARTGCQVVHGTGFLTNIVARRAKRAAAPVVVNTVHVMPDASLHESGSRVELAARRFVDRATLGRVDALVAVSGAVARALEQARLVPASGVRVIHNAIDIDDVVSRSTESVDGLPGGEGPLVGFLGRLERVKGPDLFVAACERLARRRADLRFAMAGSGTMGGEVSRRLRDTCAGRAVALQTVANPPAFVRALDVLVIPSRSEAFSLVALEAMAVGTPVVATEVGGLRDLIRESGAGVLVSPEDADALADAVERVLDDRMLAARLAQAGPPFAQQFAVDRLVDRYSELYRSLLSGEAP; this is translated from the coding sequence GTGCACGGAAGCACCCGCATTCTGCTGCTCAACGCGTTCTCCGGCGAGGGGATGGGCGGTGGCGAGGTTCAGACCCTGTACTTGGTCCGCGGCCTGAGCGCGCGCGGGTTCGAGGTCCACGTCGCGTGCCCGCCGTCGCTGCTCGCCGACGAGGCACGCGCCGCCGGCGCTGCCGTGCACGAGCGCGCATTCGCGGCGCGAGACCTCGTGGTGGGCCATCGCGCGATCAGGGGGGTCCTCGCGCGCACCGGATGCCAGGTGGTGCACGGTACCGGTTTCTTGACGAACATCGTCGCTCGGCGTGCGAAGCGCGCGGCAGCGCCGGTCGTGGTCAACACGGTCCACGTGATGCCGGACGCTTCGTTGCACGAGTCCGGGTCGCGCGTGGAGCTCGCAGCGCGCCGTTTCGTCGACCGCGCCACGCTCGGACGGGTGGATGCTCTCGTCGCTGTCTCGGGTGCCGTCGCCAGAGCGCTTGAGCAAGCGCGGCTGGTGCCGGCTTCGGGCGTGCGCGTCATCCACAACGCCATCGACATCGACGACGTCGTATCCCGTTCCACGGAGTCGGTCGATGGCCTGCCTGGTGGCGAGGGACCGCTCGTGGGGTTCCTCGGGCGGCTGGAGCGGGTGAAGGGCCCGGACCTGTTCGTCGCCGCGTGCGAGCGACTTGCGCGGCGACGGGCTGATCTGCGATTCGCGATGGCGGGGTCAGGCACGATGGGAGGCGAGGTGTCCCGGCGGCTTCGAGACACCTGCGCCGGTCGAGCGGTTGCGCTGCAGACGGTTGCGAATCCCCCAGCGTTCGTGCGTGCCCTGGACGTGCTCGTGATACCGTCGCGCTCGGAAGCCTTTTCGCTGGTGGCGCTCGAGGCGATGGCCGTAGGGACACCGGTCGTCGCGACCGAGGTCGGCGGTCTCAGAGACCTGATCCGAGAGAGCGGCGCAGGCGTGCTTGTGTCTCCGGAGGACGCCGATGCGCTCGCAGATGCCGTTGAGCGCGTGTTGGATGATCGCATGCTCGCAGCTCGACTGGCGCAGGCAGGACCGCCGTTCGCGCAGCAGTTCGCGGTGGATCGCTTGGTGGACAGGTACAGCGAGCTGTACAGGTCGCTCCTCTCAGGAGAAGCGCCATGA
- a CDS encoding mannose-1-phosphate guanylyltransferase/mannose-6-phosphate isomerase: MLTEDRIPHLHAVVLAGGSGTRFWPLSRELAPKQFVSIFGGVSLITRAVARIAPVVDAGGVHVLTNERLLDELRNHLSAQQALEGVAIDYLAEPVPRNTAPAIALAAAYLSRLDPDAVMVVLPSDHLLEDGEVWHRVLRVAAQVAEDGRLVTIGLEPDRPETGYGYIRLGAPLPGRAEGDVAAHEVAAFVEKPDRATAERYLADGGYLWNSGMLVARADAVLRELEAVGAGHIAKTARTLAARPPAEWVSHEARALFEQLEAEPFDTAVLEKSSAVAVVPARLAWSDVGSLVALSMVAPPDERGNVLVGNVVDVGSEGLIAYSADRLVATLGLKDLLVVDTADATLVAPKDRAQDVRLVVDALKARGAKEVVEPRSSLRPWGSWTLLVKGAGFQVKTIEVLPHRRLSLQSHAHRSEHWVVVAGEALVERDGETVSLRPGESAFIPVGMRHRLTNAGDAPLKIVEIAVGDYLGEDDIVRYEDDWAR; this comes from the coding sequence ATGCTGACTGAAGACCGCATCCCTCACCTGCACGCTGTCGTCCTCGCGGGCGGCAGCGGCACGCGCTTCTGGCCGCTCTCGCGCGAGCTCGCTCCCAAGCAGTTCGTGTCGATCTTCGGCGGCGTGTCGCTCATCACCCGTGCAGTGGCGCGCATCGCGCCTGTCGTCGACGCGGGCGGCGTGCACGTGCTCACCAACGAGCGGCTGCTCGACGAGCTCCGCAACCACCTCTCGGCGCAACAGGCGCTCGAGGGCGTCGCGATCGACTACCTGGCGGAGCCCGTGCCGCGCAACACCGCGCCGGCGATCGCGCTCGCGGCGGCGTACCTGTCGCGGCTCGACCCCGACGCGGTGATGGTCGTGCTCCCCTCCGACCACCTGCTCGAGGACGGCGAGGTGTGGCACCGCGTGCTTCGCGTGGCCGCCCAGGTCGCCGAAGACGGACGGCTCGTCACCATCGGGCTTGAGCCTGACCGCCCGGAGACCGGCTACGGCTACATCCGCCTCGGCGCACCGCTTCCCGGTCGCGCGGAGGGCGACGTGGCGGCACACGAGGTGGCGGCGTTCGTCGAGAAGCCGGACCGCGCGACGGCCGAGCGCTACCTCGCCGACGGCGGCTACCTGTGGAACTCCGGCATGCTCGTTGCGCGCGCAGACGCGGTGTTGCGCGAGCTGGAGGCGGTCGGGGCCGGACACATCGCGAAGACCGCCCGTACGCTCGCGGCCCGCCCGCCGGCTGAGTGGGTCTCGCACGAGGCGCGCGCCCTCTTCGAGCAGCTGGAGGCAGAGCCGTTCGACACCGCGGTCCTGGAGAAGTCGAGCGCCGTGGCCGTCGTCCCTGCACGGCTCGCGTGGTCCGACGTCGGGTCGCTCGTCGCGCTCAGCATGGTCGCGCCGCCCGATGAGCGCGGCAACGTGCTCGTCGGCAACGTCGTGGACGTCGGCTCCGAGGGGCTCATCGCGTACTCTGCGGACCGCTTGGTCGCGACGCTCGGGCTGAAAGACCTCCTCGTCGTCGACACCGCAGACGCGACGCTCGTCGCGCCGAAGGACCGTGCGCAAGACGTGCGCCTCGTGGTGGACGCGCTTAAAGCGCGCGGCGCCAAAGAGGTCGTCGAGCCGCGCTCGTCGCTCCGCCCGTGGGGGTCCTGGACGCTGCTCGTGAAAGGCGCGGGCTTCCAGGTGAAGACGATCGAGGTGCTCCCCCACCGCCGGCTCTCGCTGCAGAGCCACGCGCACCGGAGCGAGCACTGGGTGGTCGTCGCAGGCGAGGCGCTCGTGGAGCGTGACGGCGAGACCGTCTCGCTTCGCCCCGGCGAAAGCGCGTTCATCCCCGTCGGCATGCGGCACCGGCTCACGAACGCCGGGGACGCGCCGCTCAAGATCGTGGAGATCGCCGTCGGCGACTACCTCGGCGAGGACGACATCGTCCGCTACGAGGACGACTGGGCGCGCTAG